The sequence below is a genomic window from Ignavibacteriales bacterium.
TGCACTCCCAACGACATAATCCAATACACCCCCGATCCCCGACGACCAATCCCCAACCACCAATCCCCAACGACCAATCCCCAACCACCAATCCCCAACCACCCCCTTACAAAACTAATCCACCCCGGCATCCCCGAACAACTCGCAAACATAATAGACGACATCCCCATAGATAAACTCAACGACTTCACACAACAAATAAAAACACTAAAGACACAACTACTCAACAACACATAAAAAATATTTTCACTAAGTTCACACAGTAAATTATCCGGAAAGAACTAATGCCATACCTTGGTGAACTAAGCGCGCTTGCAACTGCATTCCTCTGGTCGGGAACATCACTTGCATTTTCATCAGCCGCAGAAAAAACAGGATCACTTCAGCTTAACATCAACAGGATGATTATGGCTTCGGTGCTTCTCATCTCT
It includes:
- a CDS encoding helix-turn-helix transcriptional regulator, translated to MLTYNLNKLFAQRAIKNKIAFLTKNGFDKQTAARIIRNKFSALKLTQIEKLCLALHCTPNDIIQYTPDPRRPIPNHQSPTTNPQPPIPNHPLTKLIHPGIPEQLANIIDDIPIDKLNDFTQQIKTLKTQLLNNT